TCAATATTCAACCACACACAAGTGCTGTAGGcttccccctcaccccccagTCCCTCAGTTGTGGAAGAACTGCTCAGAATTTATGAGGTTCAAACACAGCCAGTTCTTTCCCATCATACAGCTCCTGCAGTTGGTTTGACTCGTATTTTATGGAGGGTTTTTCAATTTGCACTCCAGGCTCCAGAGCATTCTGTCCAACGATTTTAAGGctcacaatttttattttccaggtatTCCCCCTGATCGGACAGCTAATGAGTCCAAAAATTTGTTCAAAGATGCCCAAACAAACGTTGCCTCTATGTACCGTGCCAGCCACTGCTACCAGTACTAACCCATGCCGAGACATGACACATTTCAGTCCATCAGCATTCAAATTGGGGTTGAACAGAAGATATTCTTCTTTAACCAACGAGAGCAGACGAAGGCTCACCATTTCTGCACCAACATattcttccatgtttttttctaacGTGTTGTAACAGAACTTCAGTTTGGCATCCTCCCAGAAATGCTGTGGTccccatttttcttcagatttaacTCCCAAAGGATGTTGAGAATTCAGGAGTTCAAAGAACCATTGGCAGAATTCTTCTCCTAGATAGTGAACATCATCTTGAGGTGACTTGGATCTCTTTTCATGACTCTGCAatcaagaagatttttttcttagaactATTTAGCCTTAACATGTGAGTTCATCAGTTAGAACAGCCTagaattcatttaaattcttcttttaaacattCTATGTCTCCTTCAAACGTTCTgagatggaaaggaagaaaaacaatgcagtaAAATCtcattgtatttttaagatGATAATTATCTAACAACTAGAGAATCAGAGTAGGTTCTTTGAAATACAGTTAGAACAGTCCTTCAGTTTTGTCTTGGTCTGCAATTTATAATCTAAGAGGGAAATCCTGGTTCTCCCCCTTTGGCAGgggaagtatttttaaacaatttctgtGAGATCAGAATTCTCACACTGAGAGaaaatttttctgtgtaaaaagtACACTGGCCTTCACATTTCCAaaagaagttacagaaaaagaaggataCAGAGCCGTACTTAAAAGTTAATCTCATATTAAAGGATAGCAATTCAATATAAAGTGCCTACAAATTagcaaatatacttttttttcccctctttcatCTTGCCTTcagtctcttcttttttcctaccttttaAGCTTGCAAATTGTGGCGTTCTCTGCACCTTCATACAGCCAGTAAGAACAAAAAGTACTTACAGGGAAATCACCTTTTGAATCAGCCACCTAACACCTGAAACTGACAGAATACTTCTGATTCATGGGGTATTTTAGCCATGACAGCACAACACGCTAACAAAACATGCAACCAATCCaagcagaactgaaattcaAAGGATTAATGCATTCCAGAACTTTCTCACCAGATCACGTGCCTGAATTCAGCATTTACTGTATGGCAGTAAAACTGCCGAAATCATCCAAAAGATGACGTTTGTAGCCTTCAGCCTATTTCTAACACAGAGAGGCCGGAATTCAACTAAGAGTGATGGGTGTAAAATTTTGAAGCCAAATGCACAGCAAGTAGCACAAACAAGTATCAGTTAGGAACCAACGATCATGTTACTAAATCCATACAAAAGAGGGTGGCAAATCAGTCCAAGAATTATATCAATAAATATGCACTGcatcatgtattttttaatcactaaaaatcattttttaatcattaaaaaagtCTACTCCTTGCAGTCCTTCTTGTTATGTCTACATCCCCATGTAGAGGAACAGCAAAAATTAGGCATAAACTGTCAGGAAACTAATTGCtttgcaattaaatatttaagaaaggttTTTAAGTCGgttataaaaacacatttggtTTAGAAGACACTTCTTTCCAAAGGAAGTGTCATTGTAACAAAGGCACGAATCAGGTGCTCAAGTGTTGGTCTATTTATAATTTCTACACGTATGTAGTTCACTTatcctctgttttttgtttgtttgtttacaacTGGAATCATTTTTTACTCACGAAAAATCACTCAAACTTTCCAATGGAGGTCATGTGTCTCTACAACTGGAAGGTGAAAAGGTTTTTGAACAAAAACTAAATGTACAGTTGTTTTGATCAAAACCTATTCCTAGAATTAAGTATGAAAAGTTGGGAGGCTTCTATACGGAAATTCTGTAGttgttaaaaagcaaactttaaTTAATTCCTAATTCTGTTATGTAGGTTGCTGCTACCTGTGTCTTCAAAATAGTGAGGGTCACAAGAActaagggaaaacaaaggaagatgTATATGATAAGTAAAACAGCTgaatttaaacaattaaaattaaatttaatttaatacattaaataaacaacaaatttaataaattaaatttaatttaataaattaaaatgaattaaaaacagcTGTCTTTAAGTACTTTGGAGAATTTAATTTGCTTACCTTCAATCACAAAACTTCACCATTGGTGAGTAATTAGAAAGTGTTCTTgcaagagcattttttttccaaacatgcacacaaattattgttttaaaagcaattctCAGCTAAAACATGATTTAAATCAGTTAATCCCTCAGAGAGAAAGAGCTGCATTAAATTATCAGCAGCTACAGAGCTCCAGCAGTCCAGCTGGTGGGGCTGTTGCCCATTATGTCTCTGGCATACAATAGCTGAAAGAGGAAGGCTATTTAGAACTTCGTGGTAAAGATCCAGGAATAATAAAACGCTCAAAGCTCATTACACCACAGCGATTTTGCTGCATGTCATTATTTTGAGCTTCAAAATAACCTGTAATAGCCAAAACATACTTAGTTTCACAACATTAAGTGTTACTACGATCAAGTAAAAAATGACATAGAGCTGGCACTGCTACAGACTTTACATTTCAACGACATGAAAATCCTCAAAAATTTATTCTGCACCCTATTAACTGCAAGACATAAGGAGCAGAGCTTACAGACAGAGCTATTTTGACTGCACTGTCTACAGAAATGGACCAAGGGCCCTTCCAAAGAAAGGggttttctctctgttccctccctcccccacgGCATTTTAGACCCCGCTGCCAGATCTTTCACCCAGCGATCTACTCCTGATAGTGTCTCTGCTCCACACCGGGATGCGCCCCGCTGGTGGTACTGCCAATACCTGGTGTGGCTGGGCGAAGACTGAAAATCCCTGGCCCATCATAAAATTTCTGAGCACATCCATCACATTGAAAACTGACAAGGGACTATGCAGGACTTCCCTACCATTTACattgttttcagttgttctCAAATCCACAGAATTATCTGTCAATACACCCCAATCCagtacaatttaaaaattaaaagtgtgAAGACTTCACATAGAGTTCAAATGCATTAATATGCTTTGCAAGACAGAGCAGAAGACTATGCTCTGCAAGCGACGCACTTGCCCAGACACCTATAAATGgtgtaattaaacaaaaataaaaaacaggaaaagagattCGGTATCTTTTTAAACACATGAAAAGTCTCCTTCTGGACATAGATCACAACATTTACAGTAGTTATCCTGCGAAAGCCAAGCTAAGCATCCACGGGTCTTTCAGAAAGTAGCACTCACCTCTGCGTGTGTTTTTCTCTCCCCTGACTCCGAGTCATTCGACAGGAGCTTCCCGTCCCAGTACTGCTTTACATAAGCAATGAGTTGATGTTTCTCAGAGGAAGGAGGCACTGCGATTCCTTGTACtgccaaatatttaaaaattgtttctcGATAGACTTTTCTTCGTTTCAGAAGTTCTTCTACGTTTTGGCTGTAAACCAAAATGGCACTAATGGCTTCTGCaagtgaagaaaaggaagttaaCAGTTACTTCTCTCACCAACAAACTGCAAACCTCTGCTATTTCTTATGCTCCTGACCAGCACCTCCTAACAAAACACAACCCGAAGTGAAATGCAAATGGTTACACATAGATTCGtaaactgaaatctgaaataactAGATGAAAGTCACATTAGACACAGTATAGACCTGAAGCCTTCCAAACATGTTTAAGAACCAGTGGTGTTTTTACGGAAGAGCTAGCTACCTTATAATCCCTATTACCAGAATCAAGAACTGTTTGGAACCATGTATTATATGAGTTTGATGAAAAGGATGcacctttttcttccaaatgaatTTATGAATATTCTTCAAGTAGGTTGAGATTTTCAAGCTCTTTAGAAACTCCAAGTGCCTCTAGAAGTATAAGGATTCTTGTACACAATGCATTTCACTCATAATTCCAGAGACACAACTAGCCTTCACTTCAAAATAAGTTGATTTGACTGTAACATGAAACTATTTAGGGTTTCCAGCTGCCATACAGCACCTTCACTAGCAGAAGCtaagtttaatttctttctccatttgaagagctctggaatattttttaataagccaTCTACCTGTCTTCTTGAAGGCAAGATtacacagaggaagaagaaccAGACAAATCTGTTATTGTTCTTCTGAGTATGGAATTTGAATCTTAGTTTCTGCATCAAATGGGTAGTTTATGTGATCCGGACAGAAAACATTGCTATTTTGAAGAATGTGCCGGTATTCAGATGTTTTCCgggaacagaaaattaaaagaaatgcgGAGAGGTAACCTCTGATTTCTCACATGCTGAACAACAATTCTAGCACAAGAAGTGCACAGTTTTTTAGACAATGCATAATTGTTTGTGAGAAGGAGGTTCCCTCTGCGCTCCTGAAGGATGATGGAAATGGAATCAAATCTGTTCTACCTCTGTACTAATCATATTTGTAATCCCAGGTTCATAAGAAACGTCACACTTAATAATACAACGATGGTGCACTGAAATGTAACTTTCAGAAATGTCCAGCTGTGAGATTCCGTAGCAAAATTAGGAAGACAAGCTGACATTCAGTTTTAAGGTAGTTGTGGCAGCCAGTTCTCACCTAAACTGAGGTGAGACAATTAACATCACATATATTAAAACTGCATAAATGTGAAAAGGCTACAAGCTGaagtacaaaattattttgtcttttatttcacCCTATAAGCACTACAAAAGTAGATAAAACGTGAGGAAAAAAACTACAGGCATATGAACTTTTgaagaaacacatttggcaaatcTTACTGGTTTGAGTTATACTGCAAAAGAAACGCATTCAAGGTTTTTGGATGAGCATGTTACAGGGCACCGCGCTGAGCAGCCTTCAAGTAACGCACATACAGATTTCAGTTTCAAGAATTAGATCTGACCATCAGGCTCCGAGGCGCAAACAGAGCACGGCCGCAGccagccccggcgctgcccctGCGGACCTCCTCCCACCGGAGGAGAAACCAGGCAGGGCCAGGCCCGAAGCGGCCGGCCGGAGGGGCACGGAGGGCCGCAACCCGCCGgcgcccagctccccccccacacacccccacccccaccccacacacCCCCACACCGCCGCCGGcccgggcaggggctgcgggcaccTTGACGGTTCTCCGGGTGGACCAGGCGGTTGGTGATGGTGTCCGTCAGCGCCAACAGCTCCTCGGTGCCGAGCAGCTCGAGCAGCTGGCGGCACCCGGCCTGCTCCCGCTCGCTCAGCCCCGCCGAGGCCATGGccaggcccggcccggcccggcccccaCCAGgcccagccgccgccgccgcccaggCTCGGGCCCTTAGCGACGGCGGGCCCTAGCGACCGCCGCTTCCGGTACGGCGCCCCACGCCGTCCCCCAGCGCCGCCCCGGCAGTTGGCCCCCAGGCGCCGGGTGGAAACAACGGCTGGCACTTGAGTTCCGCCCGGCAGCACCGTGAGCCTTCCGCTGAGGAAGGAGCTGAGCCCATTAACTTACTCCTGCCCGAAATATTAGCGCGccaaaggaattaaaacaaaatccattaaCACTGACTGCTTGTACACTACCACACGCGTCAATGAATTTCCCAAGTACCTTATACATACATGGTATATACGTCCCCATTTTGGTAAACATTTCACCTGCAATGTGCACGTGCCATAGTACTGCAGATTTGAGAACCCTCGCCCTTATGccaaactttgcattttttattttttttttttggcaaggaCCTTGTCAAAATTAGACAACatagaaaattaaagcaagttTGCAGTCAAGGTTACACAGAAGTCACCGTTTTGCAGAGGACAGTCATAACCTGAGATCAAAACCCACGAAGAATTTACAGGACAGTGAATAATAAACAAGCCAGCATTTCCAGAGGACAGTTCTGAacttttctgaagctgaagaaaaagcgATTAGGCTGCCTATATCTCTGGACTACAGCATTCAATGGAAGAGACAACACAGCAACAGAAAGGCATGCATCGCACCAGAAGTTACCAACCCCATTAGCAGCAGCGTTACCAGAAGCAAACAAGCTCAcgaacagcagcagctgaggctcAACTCTGTATATTCGCACCAAGCAGCCCTCTCGAGAGGCATTTGGTGTATGTAGCACGGAGCCACTGAAGGATTTTAACCGTTTTATGATGGAGGAAAACAGACAACTCAAAGCAGAGATATCTTTGCACTGGCACAATAGCTGAGGGGTTAACCCCTTCAGCATTCTGAGGCCACTGTCCACCAAGGGATGATGTTGTCCCCTTGACACTACAATAAAATGAACACTGGTCCGCAGATTTCTTCAAACACCACATACAGATTTCCTTTGCAAGCTCTAATATATTCCTTCCGAGCTTTACTACTTCCATCTGTCGCGCCAACCTTACACTATTCTCTACATGGACATTAACGCACGCTAAGTGGGTGAGCCCCCTCCCACCAGGTCAGAAACTTCAAAAACCAGTCCTCCTTCCCAGAGATCCTAAGCCAATTACTCAACAAGCTCCCATTTGCCCATGCATTCTGATTGATTCCCTGCCAGGGTGCATCAGGCAGACAATACATGATACCTGTAAATTACTTATATGAGATAGTTAATTCCTGTTCCCCATGTATTTAGTTGactaaataaacaaacctttttgaaggtgatcaggcccagtcaaaCCCAAGAAGTGGGTTGCCTAGCGTCTAATATGGTTCAACCACTGGTTGAAGCTTTTTCTGCAGTAGCATGCCGTTCAGACTGATGACCAGAAACAGCTAATCCTCTCCCTCTCACACAGACATGCTTCCCTCTTCAGCAATTAGCGGTTTTAAAGAACTCGTAATACTGTGACTTCTTGAagacttatttaaataaatagtgACTTAAGAGATCCCCATCTTCCCAGAACCAGTagtctgttttaatttccttggtCATCTTTGATATTCTTGAATAGACCTAGTCTATTAAAATCTGAATACCTGCACACCTGGAACATCAAGAGCTGGCAGCTTCAAACAGGTGATAAGCAATTACACACACATTACACAATAACTTAAAAACATTGCAGCAGTATTTTCAGAGTGATTCCCCAAAGGACAAGATCAATTTCTATCAACAACAAAGACAATGTTTTATTGAACAAACCTATGTACAGtacaaaaaagtttttaaaatgaaacactacTGTTGATTTATTGCAGTTTGATGGCTCAGTTTTAATTTGTACTCttatataaaatgcaaagtaaaataatttaacattcaACAAGGAAGCAcaaatttcctttcttgctgAACCTGTAACAGCTTTTACAAATTAACAGAGTCCCAAAATGCATATGCTGCATTTAATCAGAAAGGTGTTATACAGTAccaaataaattaagaaaatagtaACACTACCACCCTCTTTGAGTCTTTTGTCCATACCACTGGTgttaaacaacaaaagaaatgagtACAGCTGAACCTCCAATGTGatattaaaaatcacaaagtTTAATGTTATAAATTATCCAAACTATACAATTTATATAGTTTCAATGAATATGGCTAAATAACCAAAGTACCAGTGACCTTTCCCACACAGATATGACcactttcaatttttattttttccatgaaaggTGTCTACCAAGCAGCAACTCCTTGAAAATTGGAACTGGCATGATCTCTGCAGTGAACTGTAATCAGGTTAGAATAGACGATCTTAAAAGGAAAGTTTAAATCTTTAAATCCGAGTTAAAGTCACCTGAAggaacattattaaaatataattatcagCAATGAAATGCACAAACTTTGATCCAGCAAAGCTCCCATGTTCATATGTTTCATATGTAACTTCAGGTGACTTTAAGAAATTTGCATGCTTACATTACACATGTACTTCAGTGTTTACTGAATCAAAGTGATATATCCCGATGAATTATTTCCCATTATATCACAATGATTAATGGCTGGGACAAAACCTTTCAATTCTGGACTTGAAACCTTTTTTCAGCCCTAAAAGTTGCAGGCTTAGTAATAGGATACTCAACATCCTAAGGAATCCTAAAAAAGCATGTAGAATTATCCCACACACatttaaattatctttctgCTCCTAATTAAAGTTGCTTTATACCGCACCTATCTGAGAATACCAACAGGTATTCGAgaacagtttaaagaaaatacagtgtcttttgttttgaagtaaaatcattactgaaaacaaaaccgTTACAACCCCCTTGCTACTTCAAGTCAATTTAAAGTACTTTTGATAGGTGTTAGGTGATCTAATATTCACCTACATTAGAACTCAGTCTTCCAGATCTCTCAAGTGTGTATTCAGAACACGTGGTATAAACAAATGGTGGTGTccaagaaaagcatttttgaacaaaaatgaGTTTAATACAGGTACAAAAAAATTATGGTCACAGTTTATGCACATACATAGATGCATTTATCTACACActttaaaccaaaagaaaaaaacacaagtcttaatcatgtttttaaagcatcttcAAATACATGGAGCTCCaggaaaaggtaaaaagcaCCAAAGATTAAAGGTACACTTAAAAGACTTTACACAAACATTTGTCATATCTTACTCAATGATTTCTCGGATTTTTAAAGCCATAATACTTtataattgtcttttttttttttttccaaatataccTAAGCAAATTTAACTGATTAGCAATGTTAAACAAAGAAAGGGGGAACCCAGGAACATTCGAGATGGTAATTGGGTCCTTAAAAACTACATGGTAATTTGAAGCAAGAAAAACGTCAAAAGTGCATTTGGCTAAGACAGTCCCCCTTATGTTGAaaaatttttaatgtatttatatatgtaaatatttatatatagcgTGTATGCAATATATATGAATGATGCATTTAAATCACTTCtgcaactgcaaaaaaaattctttggtGCCTCAAATGTCATAAAGATCTCTCAAAGTGGGCCAGCCATTGGTATTAATGTAATGTACACATACCTGTGATCATAATTTTATAACCTTTTATGTTAATCCAACTCAAAATTAAGGCAAAAAATTTCTAGAATTTAGAAAAAGCATGATtttgaatttgcatttttacctcaggagaggaaaaggaagcagaattaATGCAAATATCTGTAATTTCACAGAGAATTATTAGCAGAGGCATTACTGAACTATTAAGTTCCAGAACTATTTAACAGCCTATTTTACAATGAAACCCTTAGGTTTACAAGTGTGAGCCACTGCTACAATGAACAGATCTTCTATTTATGCcttgattttttacttttttattttgaatttttgtgTATCTGTTGATTTAAGCAAGTTGATCATCCTACTACACCATCCATACATTGAGATGAACTAGTCAGTAAGCAAACCAGCTGAGCAGGAACAATTGGTCTTCGCTGTCCTACATTTCTGTGATGACTCCATCCATACACACCATTTTTCATCATTACTTTGTGGCTACAATCACATGAAAATTTTCACCTAATGACACAAAACAGGATCTCAAAAAACTTTTTATGGTGGCAAGGCAGAATAAGATAGTTATTAGAGGATAAATTAGCACAGTAATTAAACAGGGTGCATGTTTGCCACAACTCTGTTTGGGGCATGAAAAATCAAGAACTACAACAGCATCTTTTTGGTTTCCAAATATCCTGTCTTTCAATGATGATGTATAGAAGAGAGACTCAAATTTCTTATCTTCACAACATCCTTCCGATTATTTTTATGAACAGTCAGTTGCTGGATAAAGTGCTTAACATTGAAGTAAGTCCTTCACTAACTTCTGGGAAAGCTTATCTTTTCAAGAGATGCTGCTAGATAGGGTTGTACTATGTCTTAAGGCTGAGTTGATACGTTTTCTCCCTCCCTTGAGACAGTAAATAATTTGTTACAGTACTGAGCTGTGACCAGTCACCACTACGTAATACCACGTGTGGAAACAGGCTCTTCCAGATCTTTTCTAACTTGACATGCATGCTCTGGTTTTGTCTGTCTTCATTATTTCCCCTTTATTATAAAAGAAGCCTTCTGAAGTTCTTTTCAATCATACCAACAGCTGAAAGGACCTCTGTATTTGTATAAAATCAGTTTAACTCTGCCCTGTAGTGCATGTCTACCCCCTGCACATTCTGCATTGATTTTTCAGTCTGCTTCTGGTAATATCCACACAACTTCTGCATGTACTGCTTGTATTAGTCTTCCTGCAcctaaaacagatgttttacGGGACATTCAACGTGTACTGTAACCATAGCCCTGAAAAGGGCTTCTCTTGCATGCATCTGATTTCCACTGTGCAGAACTTACTTAATATCACATCAATGCactttttctttgcatgctctgcacttcaagattttttttgttatttattgttGTCAGTTTTGATATGAGAGCTTTCCATCCATCTTAgatttctttctacatttttcctctgaaaaaacaCTGTTTGGTTCCTGTACACATTTATCTGTTTCATCATGAAGTGACACCTTCTTGAAAGACTCCTTCCAAGCTGTGTGGATGGACAGCCTTTaatcatacatttttttattttttaactacagCAGCTTGAAGAAccagctgtttttatttccataaggCAATTACTacctctgttttctctgcctgctcagctgtatgcattgttttctttatacCTTTGTGCTAGAAAGACTGTGCCGCAAAGCTCCAATTATGCATTTGAAATGGATGTGGCTTTTTGGATAACTGGTACTTTGGGGATTTCGTAGCAACCTTTCTGGACTCAAAAACTGCAGAGCTCCTATTATTCCTCTGTGAGTTCTGTCTAGAAAATGTGCTTTGTCTTTATCAAggtcatgtttttctttagtaaTTTGAGACTGCTTTATGATTTAAGGCCAACTGGGAAACAAACTGCTGCTTCTTCGTGTAGTGTTCTGACACCACTCCTTGTTTGATACATTTTCCCACAATGTTGAATCAGGCacctgtgaaataaaatgcataggTTAGTCTTCATTTTGTTCCCAATGTAaatcattcttccttttggaaCATTGCTCACATGTTCCAACGTGTAGTTTCTAACACACAAAGACAGACAGGCTGAAATACTCTTCTCTGTTTTATAAGAATTCTTTCCCTTAGAGCTGCCCACCAATTTTCACCACCTCTTGCTTATTCTAAACAGCATGTCTAATTTGAACTTCCAAGTTAGTGCAATATTGTGTTCCAATGTTCAGGTccctattgacttcagtgaccTTCCCCTCTTTAAATTCTAGCATACTGCAATTGCTCAGAAGTTGTGTGTCTCCTATCTGGCCTACCAGTTTGCCTGTTTTCAAGGACCACTATCCGGTCAGTATTTGCCtccaaaccaaccaaccaacccacccacccacccacccagaAGGACTATAAGACTTACTTTCATCATCTGAATCGAATCCAAAGAGCGTCTGACACTTCTTTTGTGCAAGGTGAGCCTCAAGTGCTTCTGAATTACAGTAGATGGTCAAGCAGTTGCCACATCTAAATCTTTCTGTTGATTTGCTACAAAATTTGTCTTGTTCAGAGTGAGCATCTACTTTATCAGTCAACATTTTTCTACGTTTTGGCATACTAATGTATCGTTCATCAAGGTAACTTGGAGGCAAGGGTCTAACATATGGTTTTGTTAAGATGACACCATATGAAGTATTCTCTGTCTGATTTGGTTTAGAAGGTAACTGTGAGGCAGCAGCATTATTCTGTGGTATATCGTGACAGTTCTGTAAAACAGGTAACACCGACCCATTCTCTGTCCTTGTTTCATCTGCCACTCTGTCCAAAGGTGTTTCTGATGACTTTGATGATGTCTGATCCGGGTCGCTGTGCCCATTGACTAGTTGGTCACTGACAGCATTACAGTTCTCAGGATTTGGCTGTAACACAGGTGTCTTTTGGTCTATCGGAACTGTAGCACTCCCCTCAGATGAactttcatttccattctggattacattgtttgcttttttctctacACTTTGAATGTATGTCTTTGGTTCTGTAGAATCCTTCCTTGCCTTCCAAGTTGGAATTGGTAAATCTAcggtttctttttcattaatggATTCGTCATCATCTTGATAACTACAAAGTTCTGAAGGGTCATCTGAAGAATCTTTTTCACTTGCGTCTTCTGAGCATTCtggagttttatttaaataatgttgaGCCTCATGTTCATACAGCAAAGGGAGCTCCTCAAATAGCTCACAGCACTCTGCAAAATTACACTgagctttaaaaacattatgaCTTTTTGTATGCTCTGCAAGCTCAGTTGACAGCTTAAATCTCTGATTACAATTAAAGTGTAAACAAAAGTAAACATTTGGATACACGTGTCTCTTCAGGTGGTCTATAAAATGTTGGGAATCAGCAAATTTTCTCTGACAGAACCgacattttcctttattccaTTTCATTATGTGTTGCTGCACCTTCAAATCAGTTGGATGAGCTTTTCTTGCGTGTTTATTGAGGAATCTTATCTTTTTAAACACTCTAGCACAACCATTAGCAGGGCACTTAAAGCTTCCTTCCTGATCCATAGCATCAATGTCTTTTTGAGAACAAAAAGCTCCATTCACTTTATGTAGAATAGGTGACTCTTTACTGGAGCTCTCATCATCTTCAGGCAAACTTTCTGTACTTAAAGCATCAGGAATATTATTAAAACAGCTGTCGCAACTACTGTTTTCGGTAACATCATCCTGGTCACTTAGATGGTTTTCTACTGCATCAAATACCTGTTCAACATTCTCCTCTTCTGCAACTGCACTTGGAGCTATTGCAATCTCTGGTTCCTCTTCTTTAGAAACACCAGAATTCCCATTttcaagagagagagaaacatcaGAACATTCTAGTTCATTTAAAACAGGGGCCTGCTGATCAGCCTCAAGAACTGCAGCAAGATGTTGCCTTTCTATCTTTCTGACATGATTCTTTAAGTGCTTCAGCATAAGTCCCTTTTGCCTGAACTTTCTGGTGCAAAGTACACAGGAAAAACTGCCCTTTTTTTGGTGAGCTTGTGCATGTCTCACAATGTGATCACCAAGGAATTCCTTGTTGCATATCACACAGCGGTGGCTTGGTACAGTATTATCCAACATTTTAGATGCCTCTGGAGCTTCATGGTTCTTTTTGGCATTACCTTTGGACTGGGCTTCAGACAGGTCTTCAGAGTCAAGCTCCCCATTGCTTACATCTGCTGGACAGACATGCTCCTCACTCAGAGCCTTGTACTCTGTTAGCTTCTCTACATTTGCAGTAGAGTTTTCCAGTGTACTTTCACTTACGCCAACAAAGGCTTTATCCCCCAGTAATGCTAAACAATTCTGCTTGATCATCAAGAAATT
This is a stretch of genomic DNA from Cygnus atratus isolate AKBS03 ecotype Queensland, Australia chromosome 1, CAtr_DNAZoo_HiC_assembly, whole genome shotgun sequence. It encodes these proteins:
- the ZNF654 gene encoding zinc finger protein 654 isoform X1, with translation MAEDESDQEAERLSEELEALAPPGPPPPLGSQAYCRRFCQVVEDYAGRWQVPLPQLQVLQTALCCFTSACVSFPAECEHVQYVLSSLALSFFELLLFFGKDEFYEDPLKDILGSIQECQNLLNRYRNMNLELVTRIIRDGGPWEDPVLQAILKAKPVSQDLVNKYLSSENPLFFELRARYLIACERIPEAMALIKSCINHPDISKDLYFHQALFTCLYMSPLEDQLFQEHLLRTDCKSGIEIICNTEKEGKTTLALQLCESFLVPQLQNGDMYCIWDLIFIWSKLQLKSNPSKQVFVDQCYQLLRIATNVRVIFPFMKVIKDEVGEDGLQICVEICGCALQLDLREDPSMKSLIYKAIAHFLPNDLEILRICALSIFFLERTLESYYTVEHLYKCADEEYNECTSSVQNRVRFELLPILKKGLFFDPEFWNFLMIKQNCLALLGDKAFVGVSESTLENSTANVEKLTEYKALSEEHVCPADVSNGELDSEDLSEAQSKGNAKKNHEAPEASKMLDNTVPSHRCVICNKEFLGDHIVRHAQAHQKKGSFSCVLCTRKFRQKGLMLKHLKNHVRKIERQHLAAVLEADQQAPVLNELECSDVSLSLENGNSGVSKEEEPEIAIAPSAVAEEENVEQVFDAVENHLSDQDDVTENSSCDSCFNNIPDALSTESLPEDDESSSKESPILHKVNGAFCSQKDIDAMDQEGSFKCPANGCARVFKKIRFLNKHARKAHPTDLKVQQHIMKWNKGKCRFCQRKFADSQHFIDHLKRHVYPNVYFCLHFNCNQRFKLSTELAEHTKSHNVFKAQCNFAECCELFEELPLLYEHEAQHYLNKTPECSEDASEKDSSDDPSELCSYQDDDESINEKETVDLPIPTWKARKDSTEPKTYIQSVEKKANNVIQNGNESSSEGSATVPIDQKTPVLQPNPENCNAVSDQLVNGHSDPDQTSSKSSETPLDRVADETRTENGSVLPVLQNCHDIPQNNAAASQLPSKPNQTENTSYGVILTKPYVRPLPPSYLDERYISMPKRRKMLTDKVDAHSEQDKFCSKSTERFRCGNCLTIYCNSEALEAHLAQKKCQTLFGFDSDDESA
- the ZNF654 gene encoding zinc finger protein 654 isoform X2; this encodes MNLELVTRIIRDGGPWEDPVLQAILKAKPVSQDLVNKYLSSENPLFFELRARYLIACERIPEAMALIKSCINHPDISKDLYFHQALFTCLYMSPLEDQLFQEHLLRTDCKSGIEIICNTEKEGKTTLALQLCESFLVPQLQNGDMYCIWDLIFIWSKLQLKSNPSKQVFVDQCYQLLRIATNVRVIFPFMKVIKDEVGEDGLQICVEICGCALQLDLREDPSMKSLIYKAIAHFLPNDLEILRICALSIFFLERTLESYYTVEHLYKCADEEYNECTSSVQNRVRFELLPILKKGLFFDPEFWNFLMIKQNCLALLGDKAFVGVSESTLENSTANVEKLTEYKALSEEHVCPADVSNGELDSEDLSEAQSKGNAKKNHEAPEASKMLDNTVPSHRCVICNKEFLGDHIVRHAQAHQKKGSFSCVLCTRKFRQKGLMLKHLKNHVRKIERQHLAAVLEADQQAPVLNELECSDVSLSLENGNSGVSKEEEPEIAIAPSAVAEEENVEQVFDAVENHLSDQDDVTENSSCDSCFNNIPDALSTESLPEDDESSSKESPILHKVNGAFCSQKDIDAMDQEGSFKCPANGCARVFKKIRFLNKHARKAHPTDLKVQQHIMKWNKGKCRFCQRKFADSQHFIDHLKRHVYPNVYFCLHFNCNQRFKLSTELAEHTKSHNVFKAQCNFAECCELFEELPLLYEHEAQHYLNKTPECSEDASEKDSSDDPSELCSYQDDDESINEKETVDLPIPTWKARKDSTEPKTYIQSVEKKANNVIQNGNESSSEGSATVPIDQKTPVLQPNPENCNAVSDQLVNGHSDPDQTSSKSSETPLDRVADETRTENGSVLPVLQNCHDIPQNNAAASQLPSKPNQTENTSYGVILTKPYVRPLPPSYLDERYISMPKRRKMLTDKVDAHSEQDKFCSKSTERFRCGNCLTIYCNSEALEAHLAQKKCQTLFGFDSDDESA